One Brassica napus cultivar Da-Ae chromosome C2, Da-Ae, whole genome shotgun sequence DNA window includes the following coding sequences:
- the LOC111202825 gene encoding zinc finger CCCH domain-containing protein 58-like encodes MWRLGLRGGVGESYPERSDEPDCVYYLRTGVCGYGSRCRFNHPRNRAPVLGGLRTEAGEFPERMGQPVCQHFMRTGTCRFGASCKYHHPRQGGRDSFTTPTSLSYVGFPLRPGEKECSYYMRTGQCKFGSTCRFHHPVPPGVHAQSLHHLSTSPGPAIYPPLQSQSVPSPQQFGIVTPRPHLLQGSYVQSPYGTYNQMVLPPPGMIPYSGWNPYQASISVMPSPGTQSSMVSSSVYGIRPLSPPAPMYPSGSSSNKEQSFPQRPGQPECQYFMRTGDCKFGNSCRFHHPLEAASPKGVTLSQIGLPIRPGTAPCSHFAQHGVCKFGPACKFDHSMSSSSLSYSPSASSVNDMHVVPYPLGSSSLGISAPSSSSSLSDQRIELHSSSSIKPTNTTTGGSEILAAETKNGDSASIEVKTSS; translated from the exons ATGTGGCGGTTAGGGTTACGAGGCGGTGTAGGTGAGTCGTACCCGGAGCGATCCGATGAGCCTGATTGTGTCTATTACTTAAGAACCGGTGTTTGCGGGTACGGGTCGAGATGTCGGTTCAATCACCCACGTAACCGTGCGCCG GTATTGGGAGGTCTCAGAACAGAAGCTGGAGAGTTTCCAGAGAGAATGGGACAGCCCGTGTGTCAG CATTTTATGAGAACGGGAACGTGTAGATTCGGTGCTTCTTGCAAGTATCACCATCCTAGACAAGGAGGAAGAGATTCTTTTACTACTCCTACCTCATTAAGTTACGTGGGGTTTCCATTACGCCCG GGTGAGAAAGAATGTTCATATTACATGAGAACCGGTCAGTGTAAATTCGGTTCCACCTGTCGGTTTCACCATCCTGTTCCTCCTGGTGTACATGCTCAATCTCTACATCACTTATCAACTAGTCCAGGTCCAGCTATTTATCCACCGCTTCAGTCTCAATCAGTTCCTTCACCGCAGCAATTTGGAATAGTTACACCAAGACCTCACCTCTTACAGGGCTCATATGTTCAAAGCCCTTACGGCACTTACAACCAAATggttcttcctcctcctggAATGATTCCATACTCTGGCTGGAACCCTTACCAG GCTTCTATAAGTGTAATGCCTTCTCCTGGGACTCAATCGTCTATGGTATCAAGCTCTGTCTATGGAATTAGACCGTTATCTCCCCCAGCGCCTATGTATCCATCCGGTTCATCTTCAAATAAGGAACAATCTTTTCCTCAGAGACCTGGACAACCTGAGTGTCAATACTTTATGAGAACGGGAGATTGTAAGTTCGGAAACTCTTGCAGATTCCATCATCCTCTGGAAGCAGCATCTCCCAAGGGAGTTACCCTCAGCCAAATTGGCCTCCCAATTCGTCCT GGCACAGCGCCTTGCAGCCACTTTGCACAACATGGGGTTTGCAAGTTTGGGCCTGCATGCAAATTTGACCACTCCATGAGCTCTTCTTCACTAAGCTACAGCCCGTCCGCTTCTTCGGTCAATGACATGCACGTGGTGCCTTACCCTCTCGGATCCTCATCGCTCGGCATATCagctccatcatcatcatcgtcctTGTCTGATCAACGCATAGAGCTTCACTCTTCGAGCTCCATTAAACCCACAAACACAACAACTGGTGGCTCAGAAATTTTGGCTGCTGAGACCAAAAATGGTGACTCGGCTAGCATTGAGGTTAAGACTTCAAGTTAA
- the LOC111202820 gene encoding GTP-binding protein OBGC, chloroplastic, with amino-acid sequence MASISISCSFVTPQALSRPNRTTKNKISAKPSKLSSLRKANLQRELELKSRGGDRPDAGGEATTYTRLPPREDFSDVSLLSSSYLKLSEEVKLSESNVAGVEEKVETLEENDGEREVKEYDDDDIWGNYRRLDVFEGSSESIDDEVFEYGDEDVERAGLKDGEAICFSGEAEEEEEEEEEEDEIGVKEKGVPAVMRCFDRAKIFVKAGDGGNGVVAFRREKFVPFGGPSGGDGGRGGNVYVEVDGSMNSLLPFRKSVHFRAGRGEHGRGKMQSGAKGVDVVVKVAPGTVVRQAKEVGSEGEGEEEEEKEVLLELLYPGQRALLMPGGRGGRGNASFKSGMNKVPRIAENGEEGPEMWLDLELKLVADVGIVGAPNAGKSTLLSVISAAQPTIANYPFTTLLPNLGVVSFDYDSTMVVADLPGLLEGAHRGFGLGHEFLRHTERCSALVHVVDGSAPQPELEFEAVRLELELFSPEIAEKPYVVAYNKIDLPDAYEKWPMFRETLRARGIEPFCMSAVQRDGTHEVISSVYELLKKYREANAEPKGLYDQANENLDHVAKKIDKERRSAINEFEIFRDSGTGAWHVVGAGLQRFVQMTNWRYMDSDKRFQHVLEACGVNKTLKNMGVKEGDNVIIGEMELVWHDSANGSSRPTNSNKTSTDSVRWPQWK; translated from the exons ATGGCTTCCATATCCATAAGCTGTTCCTTCGTCACTCCACAAGCTCTATCTCGTCCCAACAGGACGACGAAGAACAAGATCTCCGCTAAACCCAGCAAACTCTCAAGCCTCAGAAAGGCCAATCTCCAACGCGAACTCGAGCTTAAATCTCGAGGCGGCGATAGACCCGACGCGGGAGGTGAAGCCACTACTTACACGCGGCTTCCTCCAAGAGAAGACTTCTCCGACGTCTCTCTGCTATCTTCCTCTTACCTGAAGCTCTCCGAGGAAGTGAAGCTCTCGGAGTCGAACGTCGCAGGGGTTGAGGAAAAGGTTGAGACTTTGGAGGAGAAcgatggagagagagaggtgaaggagtatgatgatgatgatatatgGGGGAATTACAGAAGATTAGATGTGTTTGAAGGAAGCTCTGAATCAATTGATGATGAAGTGTTTGAGTATGGTGATGAGGATGTGGAGAGAGCTGGATTGAAAGATGGAGAAGCAATATGTTTCTCTGGCGAagcggaggaggaagaggaggaagaggaggaggaggatgagatTGGGGTTAAGGAGAAAGGTGTTCCTGCAGTTATGAGGTGTTTTGATAGAGCCAAGATATTTGTAAAGGCAGGAGATGGAGGGAACGGTGTTGTGGCGTTTAGGAGAGAAAAGTTCGTTCCTTTCGGGGGACCTTCGGGTGGAGACGGAGGGAGGGGAGGGAATGTGTATGTGGAAGTTGATGGGTCGATGAACTCTTTGTTGCCGTTTAGGAAGAGTGTTCATTTCAGGGCGGGGCGTGGGGAGCATGGGAGAGGGAAGATGCAGAGCGGTGCGAAAGGGGTTGATGTTGTTGTGAAAGTGGCTCCTGGGACGGTGGTGAGACAGGCTAAAGAGGTTGGGAGTGAGGGGGaaggggaggaggaggaggagaaggaggtgCTTTTGGAGTTGTTGTATCCGGGGCAGAGGGCGTTGTTGATGCCTGGTGGGAGAGGTGGGAGAGGGAATGCTTCGTTTAAGTCGGGGATGAATAAGGTTCCTAGGATTGCTGAGAATGGTGAAGAAGGTCCTGAAAT GTGGCTGGATTTGGAACTGAAGCTGGTTGCAGACGTGGGGATTGTAGGTGCTCCAAACGCAGGAAAAAGCACATTGTTGAGCGTGATAAGTGCCGCGCAGCCCACCATCGCAAACTACCCATTCACCACACTACTTCCCAACCTCGGTGTGGTTTCATTTGATTACGACTCGACAATGGTGGTAGCAGATCTTCCCGGTTTACTTGAAGGAGCTCACAGAGGCTTCGGTTTAGGCCATGAGTTTCTAAGGCACACCGAGAGATGTTCCGCACTG GTACATGTTGTGGATGGTTCAGCTCCGCAACCTGAACTTGAGTTTGAAGCTGTTCGTCTCGAACTTGAACTATTCAGTCCTGAGATCGCTGAGAAGCCTTACGTAGTGGCGTACAACAAAATTGACCTCCCGGATGCTTACGAGAAGTGGCCAATGTTTAGGGAAACTCTACGTGCCCGCGGGATTGAGCCTTTTTGTATGAGTGCAGTACAAAGAGACGGCACACATGAAGTCATCTCCAGCGTTTATGAACTACTGAAGAAGTACAGAGAAGCCAATGCAGAACCCAAAG GGTTGTATGATCAAGCAAATGAGAATCTGGACCATGTAGCTAAGAAGATAGATAAGGAACGACGATCAGCCATTAATGAGTTTGAGATATTCCGCGATAGTGGTACAGGAGCTTGGCATGTGGTTGGAGCCGGGCTTCAACGGTTTGTCCAGATGACTAACTGGAG GTACATGGATTCAGACAAAAGGTTTCAGCACGTGCTCGAGGCTTGTGGTGTGAACAAAACTCTGAAGAATATGGGCGTTAAAGAAGGGGATAACGTGATCATAGGAGAG ATGGAGTTGGTGTGGCATGACTCAGCCAATGGCTCGAGCCGTCCTACAAATTCGAACAAGACTTCTACAGACTCAGTTAGATGGCCTCAATGGAAGTGA
- the LOC106431457 gene encoding ethylene-responsive transcription factor ERF086, producing the protein MSTSKTLDNNKHFETSQTQMGFALINQNTTNATTATTGERRGRRSKQAEPGRFLGVRRRPWGRYAAEIRDPTTKERHWLGTFDTAHEAALAYDRAALSMRGTQARTNFVYTPNDVHTILTNPNLHSLIVSPYNNQSLLQNSSPQFVIDHHPHYQNYQQPKLSLPQTVLPAASFKTPVRHQNADIQAFGSSPQNSSSNGSLSSSLDEENNFFSLEGSNSSNNSGYLDCIVPNHCLKPPPETTTIQNESGAGFTTPASKASESYEGFSNSYFQDVDMMMEFGSCDLSAMITNYGAGTSMSMEDYAIMEPQNFSSSSIAAFGDVVADTTGFYSLY; encoded by the coding sequence ATGTCAACCTCCAAAACCCTAGATAATAACAAACACTTTGAAACATCCCAAACTCAAATGGGTTTTGCTCTAATCAACCAAAACACAACCAACGCAACCACCGCTACAACCGGCGAGAGACGAGGCCGGAGATCAAAGCAAGCAGAGCCAGGGAGGTTCCTAGGAGTCAGGAGACGTCCATGgggtcgttacgcagctgagatTAGAGatccaacaaccaaagaacgtCACTGGCTCGGCACTTTCGACACTGCTCATGAGGCCGCTCTTGCCTACGATAGAGCAGCTCTTTCAATGAGAGGCACTCAAGCTCGTACTAACTTCGTCTACACTCCAAATGACGTTCACACCATcctcacaaaccctaatctccaCTCTCTCATAGTCTCTCCTTACAATAACCAATCTTTATTACAAAACTCTTCTCCACAGTTTGTCATTGATCACCATCCTCATTATCAAAACTATCAGCAACCTAAACTTTCTCTCCCCCAAACCGTCTTACCCGCTGCTTCTTTTAAAACTCCCGTTCGTCATCAAAACGCTGATATTCAAGCGTTTGGTTCTAGTCCTCAAAACTCCTCTTCGAACGGCTCGTTATCTTCTTCACTAGATGAAGAAAATAACTTCTTCTCGTTAGAAGGAAGTAACTCCAGTAACAACTCGGGTTACTTGGACTGCATTGTCCCAAACCATTGCCTTAAACCACCTCCTGAAACCACCACCATCCAAAACGAAAGCGGAGCTGGTTTCACAACTCCAGCAAGCAAGGCTTCAGAGTCATACGAAGGGTTTAGTAATAGTTACTTCCAGGATGTTGACATGATGATGGAGTTTGGTTCGTGTGATCTCTCTGCCATGATCACTAACTATGGTGCTGGTACTTCCATGTCAATGGAAGATTACGCAATAATGGAGCCACaaaacttttcttcttcttctatcgcTGCTTTTGGAGATGTTGTTGCAGACACTACAGGCTTCTACTCACTCTATTAG
- the LOC111202822 gene encoding probable serine/threonine-protein phosphatase 2A regulatory subunit B'' subunit TON2, with the protein MYSGSSDGESHDTTPPTQRKIPPASSMLWVRNLRRYIGSGAGLGSEALMELETKRILLEIFKDKQQKNQEAGTIPSFYKKKPEEGSISGRVQRLAKYRFLKKQSDLLLNSDDLAAMWNCLRENCVIDDATGAEKMNYEDFCHIASVCTEQIGPKCRRFFSPSNFMKFEKDEAGRIAILPFYLYVMRTVSLTQARIDMSELDEDSDGFLQSHEMESYILGLIPNLAQLRDMPEPFTQMYCRIASQKFFFFCDPHRRGKACIKKILLSNCLQELMELHQESEEEVTDTEQAENWFSLTSAQRICDMFLALDKDCSGSLSKQELKEYADGTLTEIFIERVFDEHVRRGKSGSGNSREMDFDSFLDFVLALENKDTQEGLTYLFRCLDLQGRGFLTTADIHSLFRDVHQKWIEGGNYELCIEDVRDEIWDMVKPSDPLKITLDDLLGCKQGGTVASMLIDVRGFWAHDNRENLLQEEEEPPEEESQ; encoded by the exons ATGTATAGCGGATCTAGCGATGGGGAGAGCCACGACACAACACCACCGACGCAGAGGAAGATCCCTCCGGCGTCTTCAATGCTTTGGGTTAGAAATCTACGACGGTATATTGGCTCCGGCGCTGGATTAGGATCCGAAGCTCTAATGG AGCTTGAAACGAAGAGAATCTTGCTCGAGATATTCAAGGACAAACAGCAGAAAAACCAAGAAGCAGGAACTATACCGAGTTTCTATAAGAAG AAACCAGAAGAAGGGTCGATTAGTGGAAGAGTCCAGAGGCTTGCAAAATACCGGTTCTTGAAG AAACAATCGGATCTTTTGTTGAATTCTGATGATTTGGCTGCTATGTGGAATTGTTTGAGAGAAAATTGTGTGATTGATGATGCCACCGGTGCTGAAAAG ATGAACTATGAAGACTTCTGCCACATTGCctctgtatgtactgaacaaaTCGGCCCCAAATGCCGTCGGTTTTTCAGCCCGTCCAATTTCATGAAGTTTGAGAAGGATGAGGCTGGACGGATTGCTATTTTACCGTTCTATCTTTATGTGATGCGCACG GTGTCGCTTACACAAGCTAGGATTGATATGAGTGAGCTTGATGAAGACTCTGATGGTTTCCTTCAGTCTCAT GAAATGGAGTCGTATATTCTTGGTCTAATCCCTAACTTGGCACAACTAAGGGACATGCCGGAGCCCTTTACTCAAATGTATTGCCGCATAGCTTCTcaaaagtttttcttcttctgtgaTCCCCATAGGCGAG GAAAAGCTTGTATTAAGAAAATACTGCTCAGTAACTGTCTACAGGAACTTATGGAATTGCATCAG GAAAGTGAGGAGGAAGTCACAGACACAGAACAAGCTGAAAATTGGTTTTCTTTGACTTCAGCTCAACGTATATGTG ATATGTTTCTTGCACTTGATAAAGATTGTAGCGGATCGCTGAGCAAACAAGAACTTAAAGAATACGCGGATGGGACACTAACTGAAATTTTCATCGAAAGAG TGTTTGATGAGCATGTACGCCGTGGCAAAAGCGGATCAGGCAATTCCCGGGAGATGGACTTCGACAGCTTCCTAGATTTCGTTCTTGCTTTGGAGAACAAAGACACTCAAGAGGGGTTGACATACTTGTTCCGCTGTCTTGATCTCCAAGGGAGAGGCTTTCTCACTACGGCTGATATTCACTCTCTTTTCAG AGATGTTCACCAGAAATGGATAGAAGGTGGGAACTATGAGCTGTGCATAGAGGACGTTAGGGACGAGATCTGGGACATGGTGAAACCGTCTGACCCATTGAAGATTACTCTGGATGATCTCTTGGGATGTAAACAAGGTGGAACTGTTGCGAGCATGCTAATAGATGTGCGTGGCTTCTGGGCTCATGACAACCGTGAGAACcttcttcaagaagaagaagaaccacctGAGGAGGAGTCGCAGTGA